In the genome of Muntiacus reevesi chromosome 5, mMunRee1.1, whole genome shotgun sequence, one region contains:
- the MRGPRX2 gene encoding mas-related G-protein coupled receptor member X2 — protein MITQQVLLHLCVPRNTSGGFLSLDPTTAAWETAFTSTNHTGQAHPQTFNAVTVTLYLLTAVIALGGLAGNAVVLWLLGFHSRRNAFTVYILNLAAADFLCLCCQVIDSVEALITCCSPSSSPAFLATVMTFAYLAGLSLLSAISTERCMSVRCPVWYRCRRPTHLSAIVCAVLWALALLLSTLEGKYCGLLLTSFSQLWCRVFDFIAAGWLMFLFGLLAGSSLALLLRILRKSQRMQLTRLYVTVVLTVAAFLLCGLPYGILWFLLIWIQDDLFAIPCHHCLVVFGLSCVNSSVNPIIYFFVGSFRQRQAKKRGRGRRTLKAVLQQALEDISELGESESSFPRATLGSGSSLVSGSGLVS, from the coding sequence ATGATCACACAGCAGGTGCTTTTACATCTTTGTGTTCCCAGGAACACCAGCGGAGGGTTTCTGAGCTTGGATCCAACCAccgcagcctgggagacagcattcaCATCCACGAATCACACTGGCCAGGCCCATCCTCAAACTTTCAACGCGGTGACCGTGACCCTGTACCTGCTGACGGCCGTCATCGCCCTGGGGGGACTGGCTGGAAACGCGGTGGTGCTCTGGCTCCTGGGCTTCCACTCGCGCAGGAACGCCTTCACCGTCTACATCCTCAACCTGGCGGCAGCCGACTTCTTGTGCCTCTGCTGCCAAGTTATCGATTCCGTGGAGGCCCTCATCACCTGCTGCAGCCCCAGTTCCAGCCCCGCCTTTCTCGCCACGGTGATGACCTTCGCCTACCTGGCGGGCCTGAGCTTGCTCAGCGCCATTAGCACCGAGCGCTGCATGTCCGTCCGATGCCCCGTCTGGTACCGCTGCCGCCGCCCCACACACTTATCAGCCATCGTGTGCGCCGTGCTCTGGGCCCTGGCCCTGCTGCTGAGCACCCTGGAAGGGAAGTACTGTGGCTTGCTCTTAACGAGTTTCAGCCAACTTTGGTGTCGGGTGTTCGATTTCATCGCCGCCGGGTGGCTGATGTTCTTATTTGGGCTCCTGGCGGGGTCCAGCCTGGCCCTGCTGCTCAGGATCCTCCGAAAGTCCCAGCGCATGCAGCTGACCAGGCTCTATGTGACCGTCGTGCTCACAGTGGCGGCCTTCCTGCTCTGCGGCCTGCCCTACGGCATCCTCTGGTTCCTCTTAATCTGGATCCAGGATGATCTGTTTGCCATCCCATGTCACCACTGCCTGGTTGTCTTTGGTTTGTCCTGCGTCAACAGCTCCGTCAACCCCATCATTTACTTCTTCGTGGGCTCCTTCAGGCAGAGGCAGGCAAAGAAGCGAGGGCGAGGGCGGCGGACCCTCAAGGCGGTGCTCCAGCAGGCCTTGGAGGACATATCAGAACTGGGTGAAAGCGAAAGCTCCTTTCCTCGGGCAACCCTGGGGTCGGGAAGCAGTCTGGTGTCGGGAAGCGGTCTGGTGTCCTGA